TTTAGGCGGTGGCAATCCAATACGATCATCAGGCCCTGGCGCTGGGCTTCTTGAATCACCAGATCCATAACTTCAAGGGGCGTTTTGCCCTGCAATTCGCGGTTGCTGCCGATAGAAAAATCCACACCGCTGATGGTTTGCGATCGCAGCGATTGAATCGAGAATGGCAGGCGAATCACGTTGTAGCCCAGGCTGCGAATCTGCGCCAGCATTTGCTTATAGTCGCGGGCCCAAAGTCCATGCGGCGCGTGTGTTTCTGTCTCGATGCCAAACCAGTTCACCCCGCGCAGCAGGAGCGTTTTGCCCGAAGCGTCGAGAATCTGTGAGCCACGGGTCGAGAGCGGAGTTTGCACGACTGTAGAGGCGATCGCCACGGGTGAACCCGACAACCCCGACGGCAACAGGCGGAGCGTGAAGCCAACGGTGAGCAACAGTGACAAACCAAACAGCAGGAAGCCTTTCAGGCCTTTGCCGAGTCTCCATTGCCGTTTGGTCAAAAAACCGTCTGCGTCTTGATGTCCCCTCTGGCGTCGTCCTCCCCGATCGATAAACCCACCTCGAAAGATCTGCGTGAGTTTTCTGCTCATGGTTGTTAAGTCCTCCATCGAAAGACGTATTGGAGAGTGCAAGACACTCAGAAGATGTACCACCTGATTCAAAAATGACCTCTTTCCTCTACATAGGTTTCCGCAAAACTCCGGGAAGCTTGAATTCTTCCTAAAGCAAGATTCAAGTTTTGATAAAGAAACCTAATTCGGTGATTTTTCGGATGGTTTCATCACAGAAAATACTTTGGAAGAATCTCGGAGAATTCTCTGTGCGGCATGTATTTATCCAGAAATCTCAATTGCTTTGAAGGCTGATGTGGAGATTGAAGGTGAGCCGAATAATTCTCTGAAAATTAGTGCTTCATGCCTGCTTTATTTTTCATGTATTTGATAAAGCTTTGGAAAAGTATTGGAAAAGAATCCGAAAAGCCTCCAGCAAATTGAAGCGTTAATATTCAAGAGATGGGATTTTCGATTCTGGTATTGTTCCAGCATTTATTGATGGACGATCGCCCCTCTTGCCAGGAAATTGAAAGTTCTTCAAAACCGTATTTTGTCCAATCTTATACAGTTTTTCTCGAAATGATCAGGTTTACAGTCACTCTATGGATAGCTACGTATAGTTAGCTCTCTATATCAGTTAAGGATCTGTTCCATAGAAACCTCTGCCTCTAGCAAAAGACGTACGGATATAAGTTAACTAAAGCGCCTGTTCTTTGCTCTAGATCATTTCTGTCTCAGGTGGCGAAATGAGTGTTTATATAGAGCGCGATATGAAAGTTTACTTGAGCTTTAAACGCAAGACTGTGCTCTTTACGAAAGGCATACCCAAGCCCCTTGGTCTACGGGTTAGTTTTGTAAGTAAGCAGATGTCTTCCCAAACTCTAGCCACCAGGGTATCGTTACGCAGCACGGGTTGTACCACGACTTGAAAGTGGGCATGTCTAACAGGGATGACGATTTCACGTAGTTAGCCGCTTCTATATTTCTGTTGTTTTTTGGTTCCTGAACTATGAGCTTTCCACGTACTTTACTGTCCTCGTCACTGCTCGCAGGTGTTGTGTTTTCGGCAGCTACGCTTCCTATGGCTGCAATGGGTTCTCAGCCCCTAACGGTTCATTTAGAGAACCAGCCCATTTTCGCAGGGCAACTTAAGGAGCTATCGGGGCCCTACCTGGGGCTTGCAACGGCAGTCAGTCTGGGTGCTGGTGTGACGGCTCTGGCGCTGATGAGCTGGAGCAATTCTTCTCGGAAGCTAAGCAAGGCAGAGGATGAAGTGTCTGACCTACGTCAGCAGCTAAAAGATAAGGAAAACGAATTGGAAAGCCTGCGATTTTCGGAGACGCGGCTGGCTTCGGCAGGTCTGGAGTCTTTCCTGGATGAGGTGGAGACTGTTTCTCCTGCGGCTGAACTACTTCAGCACTCGCTGGCGCAGGTCGAAGTGGAACAGCGAGCCACGGTTGCGGTTAGCAAGCAAGCAGAATTAGTCAGCCTTGAGCCAATCAAGCGCCATGCGATTTCTGCCGAAGCGGCTCAGCCTGCTTCTCTCGAAGCGACGGTCGAAAGTGTGTCTCAGGCGCTAAAGGGTGCGGACAGCCCCGCTCAGATCGACGACTTGCTGAATCATCTGAAGCAAATGATGGCTCAGATGGAAAACCTGAAAGCAGAGCAGCCCGCGCAAAAGCAGCAGACCCGCTTTACTCGTGTGCCCAACACGGTATGGCAACAGCAGCGCCTTGCATCCTAATCTGTCTGTAAGCCAGGTTCGTCTCTCATCTTTGTCTCTGATTTAGAATCCCTGCTGGGTAAAACCTTGCGGGGATTCACACTTTTTAGTGCATTGCCCCCATAGAAACCGGACTAGGGCTTCAGCAGCGTGGCTGACCACAAGCGGGAAAGGGGTAGACCGACTTGGCGATGGGCCGCCTCGATGAGTGCCGGATCGGGCGCATTGAGTTCCGACAGGATCAGGGTTTGGTCTGGCGAAACGTGCGATCGCACCCATTCCACGCCCCGCTCTGCATAACAAGGCAGCAAGCGCTGGGTGATAACTTGCCACTGCGCCTGCTGCTCTGGCTCCGAAAGTCCCGCTGGATAGGCGATCTCAGCCACCACCAGCGCAGACTCGTTCCCCACAGGCGGAATACCCTCCGGTTCGCGGAGATGGTCAACCCACATCTTTTCAAAGGGAAGATAAGCCGTGCGGTAGGACATGCGGACGGCTTCGGCATCAGGAGCCTCAAAGCTGCAAATCATGCGGCGGCGATCGCCTGACAGCAGGGAATATCGCCAGGTTGCCTTTCGCGCTGCCAAACAGGGAAACACTCGATTTCCTTCGTCTGCCAGAACCTCTGGCGTGATGGGAGCGGGGCGATCGGTTTCAACAATAATGAGGGTCATGGCGCTTTTTTCAGAGCAACGGCATGGGGATGCATCAGGGACATCTGGTGTCGGGTTTGGGCAACGGCGGCGCGGGCGCGGCGGCTGAGATCGGCGACGCTGATTTGCGGATAGAACTGCTGGAACAGATCCATTGCCTGCTGCTGAGCCGCGCCGACGGCGTTGGGGTCGGGGGCAATTTCGGCAACTCGCAGCCAGCCCTGCACCAGCAGCGCCCACGCCAGTGCCAAATCGACTGGTTGATCAATTGCCTGGGCTTCGGACAGCGCCACGGCTGCTCTCTCAATGGCTTGGGCGGGGCGATCGCCCGCTAGATCCACTTCGGCGGCGCTGCTCAGCAGATAAGACAGCGTTCGTCGGTTGTCTAGCTGTCGCAGGGCGATGATCGCCCGCTCGATTGCAGCTTCGGCATTCGGTTCCTGCAAATGATATTGGGCTAGCGCGGTAAGCGCATCTGCCACGGCGGACTCGCTGCCCTGCCCCTGGATCTGCGAAGCAACGGAGGCGATCGCCTGACTGTAGGCCAGGGCTGCCGCTGGGTCTCCCGCTTCCAGTTCGGTGATGGCCAGATAGCTCAGCACCCAGCATTCGCGCCAATGATCCTGCTCCTGCTGCGCGATCTCGTAGGCCCGTTGCAGCAGTTCCCGCCCTTCGTCATAGCTGCCCGTGTGCAGCCGCACGCGCCCCAGCCCGCCGTACAAATCCGCCGACTCCTGCCCCACTCGCGCCGCCAGCGATCGCGCCTCTTCCAGCAGCGCCTCTGCCCGCGCCATCTCCCGCCCCACTTCCGCCAAACAGGAACCGCTGGATGCCAGGGCGCGGGCCGTCATCAGGGGACTGGCCAACCGCCCAATTTCTACGACTCGCTCAGAATGCTGCTGCACATGGGCAAAATTGCTGTACTGAAAGTTCAGAATCATAAGCACTTCCAGCCCCGCCATCTCCGCTTCCGAGAGGCCCAGCCGATGGGCTTCTTGCACCAGTTCTTGAACTTCTGCCTCCAGGGGCGCTACCCGATCAGCGGGAACTCCAGCAAACATCAGCACTTGCAGCAGTTCGATATGCAGCCGAACGCGGGTGCGCTGATCTAGCACCTGACAATGCTGAATTCCGCGTAGAGCAAGTTCTGCGGCTTCGGCATAGGCAAACAGCTTGAGCGAATAATTGGCCGCCGCCAAACAGGCCGCCGCCGCCAAAGCGCGATCGCCCCCCAATGCGGCGTGATGTGCGATTTCTGCCGCCAGAGCCGGGTCTTGACCTGCCCGCTGGTGCAGCTTTTGGGAAATCTGGAGATGCAGCAAGCGACGACGGGGCTCCGACAGTTGCCGATAGGCCACCTGCCGCACGATGTCATGGGCAAAGTCGTATCGCATTTCCTTCCCGTGGGACGCGCTAGCTCGAATCAGGCTTTCCCGCTCTAGCTGCTCGATACCCGTCAGCAGCTTAGACAGCGGCGCATCGGCAATCTCAGACAGCGTGGTGGGGTCAAAGGTTCTGCCCAGTGCGGCCGCCCAGGGAATCAGTTCGCGAGCATAGTCGTCCAGCCGTTGCAGGCGATCGCCAATCAGCAGTTCCAAACTATCGGCGTGGGTCGCCTCGCCCACAGACAGCGCCCGCGCAATTTCCAGCGCAAACAGCGGATTGCCGCCGCTGTCGATAAACACCTGCTGCATTTTCTCTGGCGACCAGTCCAGATCTGGAAGCGCGTAAACACTGCGAATCAGCGCCGCCGTTTGCTTTGGCTCTAGCGGTTGCAGCGCCAACGTCAGCAGGCGCCGTTCTCGCCGCAGCGCCTGCAATCCCCGAAGTACGACTGCATTGTCGTCTAGCTCTTTAGAGCGGGCGGTGCAGGCAAAAAAGACAGAATGCTGACTCAGCAGCCGAATGGCATAGTGCAACAACGATGACGATGCTTCATCGATCCATTGAATATCGTCCAAAACAATCAGAACGGAACGCTGGCTGGAACAGAGCGTGGAAATAAACTGAACCACGCTGTCGAATAGATAGCTGCGATCCGACGGACTGCGATCGGAACTTTGCGATGAAGGACTCGACTCACTGAGTAGGTAAGTCAAATCTTCTGGTATTTGCACGTTGGCATTCGTCACAAACGCACGCAGCGCATCAATCCATACGCCATAGGGACGCACGATTTCCGCTTCAAAGCCACGCCCCCACAGAACGCACTGATTCCGCTGCTGAAACTGCTCCTGGATTGCTTGCAGCAGGCGCGTTTTGCCAATGCCCGGCTCCCCCGTCAGCAGCAGTACCGGGCGATCGCCCAGGGTGTCCAAAGCTACATTATCCGGCGAATTCTCTGCCCTTATCCACTGCTGGATGGTGGCCCATTCGTGGGTTCGCCCAATCAGCGGGCTAGGCTGCTGCGCTGCCGATGCAGGAGACAGCAGGGCGGCGCTGTCCAGCGGGCGATCGCCCCCAGAAGCCGTTGCGATACTGCCTGCAAGACTGCCTGCAAGACTGCTAACTGGCTCATCGTCTGCATTGAGGATTTGGTCATACAGCTTGCGGAGGGTGGGGCCAGGGTCAACGCCCAATTCCTCCCGCAGCAGCGTCATACAGTGATGATAGACCTGGAGTGCGTTGGCGCGATCGCCATTCAGCCAGTGCAGATGCATCAGCGTCGCGTGGGCGGCTTCGTTGAGCGGGTCGCTCCGCAGTACCTGCTGAGCATAGGCGATCGCCGTGCCATAGTCTTGCCGCGCTTTGAACAGCGCGATAGTCTGCTGCAATGCCCGCCTGTGAGTTTGCTGGAGGCGATCGCGCTTTGGCTCAATCCACTCATCTGTGCAGCCAGGTAGCAGGTCGCCCTGGTATAGAGATAGGGCAGCTTCTAAGTGCGATCGCGCGATGTCGGGTTCGGTCGCTTGGGCAGCAAGCTTTACCGCATTCTCAAATTCCGCCACATCCAGAAAAATGGGAGCGCTGGGCGACCATTGCAGCGTTTTGGCATCTGCCAGCAGCACCGTATCTGGTTCTGGTAGGGCTTGCCGCAGGTGGGAAAGGGCCTTTCGCAGGTTAGAGCGAGACTGGGATTCGGTGGAATCGGGCCAGAGGTGAAAGGCAAGGCGCTGGCGAGGCTGCGGCGTGTGGCGATGCAGCAACAAATACGCCAGGAGAGCCTGCTGGCGATCGCTGCCAATACCCAACGAAACCTGTCGCTCATCGGTGATGGCAAAGTCTCCGAGCAATTTAATGTGCAACCTGGGAGGCATAGCATCACCCGCTCAAGTGCGTCGTTCTGGAACCTCCTGCTGGAACCTCCTGCTGGAACCCCTTACGAGTCTGCGTCCAGGCTATTGGTTCAGACTAATAGCCCAGAGTGTTAGTCCAGACTCTATAACCCAGACTCTATAGCCAAGACCATTAGTCCAGATAGTCCAGACCATTAGTCCAGATAGTGCAAAGCATTGTCAGGATTTTACCCCATGCCTGAAATTTCCTATGTTTGTGCGTCAGCACTGCGGGGCGATCGCTCCATTTTAGAATCCAAGCAAGGAACGCTGCTGCGGGCCCCAACTACGGCTGCACTGTCCCATCGGGCAGAATCGCGCCCTGAAAAACAGCGCCGTCCTGGGTTGCGCCGTCTAGCTTGGCCCCGCTGAGGTCGCTGCCGCTAAAGTCGGCATTGCTGAGATTGGCATTGGTAAAGTCTGCGTTCCGCAAGAAAGTATTCTTCAAACTGGCACCGGAGAGATTTGCACCGCTGAGGTTTGCAGAGGGCAGCGCAGCACGGTTGAGGTCTGCGTTGCTCAGATTTGCGCCGCTGAGGTTGGCGGTGTCGAGCAGCGCCTCGCTGAGATTGGCACCGTTTAGGTCAGCGCCGCTGAGATTGGCGCGATTTAGCTTGGCACTTTTGAGATCCGCATTGGCCAGCGCCTTGCCCTGCAAATCGCACTCGATACATTCTTTGGTGTCAGCAAGGCGAGCCTGGGGGTCGGGGCTGGCGCAACTGCTGAGGAGCAGGAGAGAGAGGGCGATCGCCCCTATATGCACTGCCATTCGCCCCGCTTTGGCACAGATCTGGGAAGCTGGCCCCAGCCTAGCCTGGTTAGGCAACCCAAAGGGCGCTCCAAAATTACGGGTTTTCATAAGGAACCAGTCCCAACGTGTCTGCATAGAATCGATGGATAGCCTTCAGCCTGATTATTCGCTTTAGGACTTACGCACTTGCAATAAGCTTTCTGGGTTTTAGACAATTTCTCTCGAGCAAAGCCTCTCTCGCGAGCGCAGCCCGCGAGAAATTGTCCAACTGCGATTATCCAACTACGTAAGTCCTATGCATTTTCGATTCTCTATCACATCGACTGGCAGCGCGGCGCTGATCCAGAAATCTTCAGGAAGGCAGTAGGTCTTAGCCAACCCCAGCACCAAAATCTCGCCAAACGCCAATCAGCATTCCCTGGATTTGCACATCTGAAGCGGGTCTTTCGATGGGGTCGTACTTGGAGTTGGCGGGCTTCAGCGTGACCTTGTTGCCGCGCCGATAGAAATACTTCAGGGTATTGCCTTCTCCTTCAACCCGCGCTGCAACAATCGTGCCGTTCTTGAGCTTGTCTGGTTCTTTCACCGGACGCATAATCACCACATCGCCATCGGCAATTAGGGCCTCGATCATGCTGTCGCCCGTCACCCGCAGCGCATAATCCTGCGGCTTAAGCTGCATACCAGAAATGTCGAGGAACTCTGTATCGCCCGTCGCGGGTTCCAGCGCTCCCCCTGCAAACACCTCACCCCGAATCGGTACGCCTTGGGTAACCCCGTGGAGCAGGCGCAGCGTCCGGGCCTTGCCCCGCGTCCAGTCGATATAGCCCTTGTTTTGCAGATGTTCCAGGCGGCTCTGAATCGGCGCGGGCGATCGCAACCCCATTGCCTGCATCATCTGGCGGATAGAGGGGGCGTGCTGATTTTCGCGGATGTATTCCACCAACCAGTCGTAGAGTTCCTGCTGGACTTCGGTTAAGGGTTCCATAGCGCTTTGGAGAAAGGCGAATTGATGAGGAGTGATTTGGAGCTACACCCTTAAAGAACAGGTGTACCAAAACTTTTTCATTCTGTCTAGCCTTTCAGACAAAAAGACAGCAATATTCACAATTAAATTTGCTTATGGTTCGGTTGCGACTGAATGAACGGCTGCATCACGCTGCCGCACACTAGTGTCTGTAGACTAAAAAGACTAGGCAGTGTCTTAAAACTTTCTAGGTCGTTGATTGCCTTGAGTCGATCCCCCTAAATCCCCGCGCTTACGCGCCGCTTCGCTAGAAATAAGGGGGACTTCCGGAGTGGTTCGGCTCGGTTCCCCCCTTTTTAAGGGGGGGGCTAGGGGGGATCGAGGGTTTTAGAAGGGTTTTAAAACATGCCCTAGGAAAGAGTCGGCGTTTCCCTGAGTTGGCTCATTTGCCGACTGGCTGACTTGCCCACTTGCACCCTGGCCCATGCGAACACCCCTTGCCTGGTCAAACCTGACCTATGAACGTCGCCGCCTGCTAACGGCGATCGCCGGAGTGGCATTTGCGGTGCTGCTGATGTTCATGTTTCGCGGATTTGAGAACGCACTCTACGACAGCCAAGTGCAGTTGCTCAAGGTGCTAAACGGCGAAATTATCGTGGTGAATCGGCTGAAATACACCATGTTTATTCCGGCACAGTTTGCCCGGCGACGGCTATATCAGGCGCAGGCCTTTGACGGCGTGGAGGCGGCCTATCCGCTCTATGTCCGCGATGGCGCTGCCTGGAAGAATCCCGAAACCAAGGCGGTACGGCCGCTGCGGGTGTTGGCGTTTAACCCCAATGACCCCGTGCTGACGATTCCCGAAGTGTTGGCCAGCCAGGAGGCGCTGAAGTTGCCTTGGACGGTGATTGTGGACGAGAAATCGCGCGCAGAGGTGGGAACCGTAACGACGGGCACAGTGACGGAACTGGCGGAGCAGCAGGTACAGGTTGTGGGAACCTACGCGCTGGGAACGGACTTTGCCTCTGCCAATGGCAATGTGATCATGAGCGATCAGAACTTTTTGCGCTATTTTGCCAGCCTGGGGCCGGAGGAGCAGAGCCGCGACCTGAACACGGTGGACATCGGGCTGCTGAGGGTGCGGCCCGGGGCGGATGTGGATGCGATCGCCCGCACTCTGCGCGACCAGTTGCCCAAAGACGTGGCCGTGTTGACCAAGCCAGAGTTCGTAGACATGGAGTTGGATTACTGGCGCAACAACACCGCCATCGGCTTTGTGTTCACGCTGCTAACCATCATGAGCTTCGTCGTCGGCATCATCCTGGTCTACCAGATTCTCTACACCGATGTCGCCGACCACTGGACGCAGTACGCCACCCTGAAGGCGATCGGCTATTCCAATCGTTATCTGCTGGGTGTGGTGTTTCAACAGGCGCTCTTGCTGGGCGTGATGGGCTTTATTCCTGGCTATCTGATTGCGCTGGTGCTGTATCGGCTCACGGCCAACGCCACAGGGCTGCTGATGCAGATGACGCTGGGGCGCGGGCTGAATACCTTACTGGCGACAGTGGTGATGTGCCTAATTTCGGGGGCGATCGCCATTCGCAAGGTGCAATCGGCCGACCCCGCAGAGGTGTTTGGAAATTAGATGCTTGGGAGCCTTGCAGGGAATTGTCAGGCGGAGCTGTGTCCTCTGCCCCGCAAGGCGTGGATGGGTTATGGCGATCGCCCAGCGCCTCTACCTGTCGGAACACCTGCTAAACACACTGTTAAATTTCATGTCATCTGCCTCTTCGCCCAGCTCCAGGTGTCTGGCTGAACGGAAGCGGTTATCCTCGGTAGACGATGGGGTTTGATTCTGCTGTAGCAATCGCGGCTAAGGGGAATTGTTGAACGATGGCAAGAGGGATTATGCAAAAAGCGCAACTTTTCAATGCGTTTTTTGCATAGCAGATCTGGCAAATCCCTGCTATTTACGTTAACTATGAGAAAGAAATTGCAGGTCACCTAACCGAGGCATTATCGGCTCGACTCATGAACAGCACTCAGCCCGACACGAAGCGCGTTGACACTCCGCCTACCGGAGTTAAGTTAGAGCAAAAGCCCGATTCTGTTACCAGTCCAGTTGATGTTGATCCAGTTGATTTTGACCAGTGGGCGATCGCCGTTCGCCAGCAAATGCTAGACGCACTCCGCAAGCGCGGCACCCGCTACTAGCCGCGCCAGTTGTCTATTCCCGTTGTCTATTCCCTAAGTCAATAACGCCAGGGCTTACGCACTTGCAATAAGTTTTCTGGATTTCGGACGACTTCTCGTGGCCACAGCCTGCGCGAAATCGCCCAACTGCGTAAGTCCTAAAGGCATTGCACCCGCTACCGAACCTGCTGCAAAGTTTCCTCGTATTTTTGAATCGCACGGTGGGCGATCGCCCGCCAGTCGTAATGATCGCGGGCCCAGTGCTGGGCGGCGATGCCGCGCTGTGGGCGGTCGGCGGCTTGCAGGGCGATCGCCAGCGTGTGGGCCAGGGCACGAGGTTCGCAGGGCACAACCCAGCCCGCCTGCGCCTGGGTCACGTCTTCGTGCAGCGGCACTGCGTCGGACACCACCACGGGCAGCCCCGCCGCCATCGCTTCGGCAACGGCAATCCCAAAGTTCTCGTAGTAGGACGGCAGCACAAACAGATCTGCCGCCAGCAGCAGATCGCGCCGTGCCTGGGCGGACACGAACCCGGTCTGGGTGGTGCAAGCCCGCAGCGGAGAGGCATTTAGGCGATCGCCCACTTGCTTTTCGTAATCGGGATTCTGGGGGTTGCCGCCTGCCAGAATCCAGTGAAACGGGATGCCCGCTGCCTGCACCTGCTCTAGCGCGGGTATCAGCAGATCTAGCCCTTTTTTGGGGTCGAGCCGCGAAAGAAACAGCACCACTGGGCGATCGGGCGGAATGGCGAGGCGATCGCGCACGGTCTGGGCGATTCCCGTAGAGATTGCTTCGCGAATCGCCCGTCGTTCGGCAGGCGCAGCGGCAAACTCCGCCAGATCTACCCCCAGTGGCAAAATCCAGTCCCGCAAGGTTAGCCCAAACCGCTCGGCAGTAGCCGCCTCCTGGCGACTGGTAAAGTGAACTGCCGCCGCCCCCGCCAGGTTTTGCCGCTCGATGAGCGTGGCATAAAGCTGCTTCAGCCGCCGCTTTTTTTGCAGATCGATGGGGTCGAGCGTGCCCAGCGGCCGCAGGACATAGGGCAGGTGTCGCGTGCGGGCGATCGCCGCTGCGGTCGAGCTGACGGGCGAAAACAGCGCGTGGATATGGGCCAGGTCAAACGCCGCCGTCTGGGTTGCCAGCCACCCCAGCAGCCCCGCCGAAAACTTGTAGCGCCGCCAGCCCGTCCGCCGAAAGTAGCGAATCTCATACCCATCCTGCGCCATAGGCACGCCCAGCGGCACCGCCAGCGGCGCTTGTCCTGAATCCCCATTGGCATCCGTCGTCAGGATCGTCACCGCCACCCCGGCCGCCGCCAGCGCCTTCGATAAGCCTGCGATCATCTGGCTAGGGCCGCCGTAGACGGGAGAAATGGCAGGAATGATGTGGACAAGGCGCATTAAGGGATGGGGGAATCGGGTCACATCATGAAATCACATCACAAGATCACATTATGAAATCACGTCATGCAGATAACATCACTTAGTCATTACTTGGTCATTATCTGGTTATTACTCGATCATTACCTGGTCATTATTTGATTATTACTCGATCATTACTTGGTCATTACTCGATCATTACTTGGTCATAGAACGCAAGCTGCTTTTCCGCTAGGACGCGATTGGTAAAGTGGGCGATCGCCCGCTGGTGGCCACGGGCGGCCAGGTCGTCGGCCAGGGCAGGGCGCTGCATGAGGGACTGGAGGCGATCGCGCAAGGCGGCCACCTGGCCTTCAGGAAACACCAGCCCCGCATCGCCAATGACGTGGGGAATTTCGCCAGAGTCGGAGCCGATTACCGGAACCCCACAGGCCATTGCCTCGATCAGCACATGGCCAAACTGCTCCTTCCAGTGGGGCGTGGTTTCCGACGGCAGCACCAGCGCATTCATGACGTTGAGATAGCGCGGAATGTCGGCATGGGGCACAGACTCAACCCATCGGAGGCGATCGCCCAACCCCGCCTGCTGCATCCGCGCCACCACCTCTGCCCGCAGCGGGCCCCGCCCCACCAACAGCCAGCGCCAGGGCAACTCAGGCAGCCCCGCCAGCGCCTCTGCCAGGGTTCGCAGTCCCTTTTCTGGCACAAAGCGCCCGATATAGCCCACGGTAAATTCTTCGGGACAGTCTTTGGGCAAAAGGCCAAGTGCCGCCGCCCACTCCGGCTGGGGACGGGGGCAAAACTGCTGCTCATTTACCCCAAGCTGGGGCAGCACGGTGACTGGGCCACAGTAGCCGCGCTGTCGCAGAATCGCCGCCGCATCCCGATTTCCGGCGATCGCCCCGTCGGTGTGGTGCAGGTTATAACGCTCCAGCCAGAGCAGCGGCGGCCGCAGTCTGTAGGGCAAATTCCACCAGGTAAACAGCACCCGCTTTGCGCCCAGCTTTAGCAGCCGATTCAGCGCAATCAACTGGGCATAGGCCAGGGACTTTGTCCCCTGCTCCACCTGAATCACGTCCGGTGGATGCTGCCGCAGCAGGGACACCAATTCGGTGCGAAAGCAGAGCAAGCCCTGATGCGTCTGGCTAAAGTTGCCCACGGGCACGACGCGGAAGTTGCCCTGGTCATAGCCCTGGGGACGAATCGTGCCGCCCACCACGCCGCCCGGTTTCCAGGTGCGCGGCACGATCACAGTAATATCCAAGGGTTTGCCCCCATCAACCGCCAGCGCCGCCATCACCTTCAGCTTGTCGCAATTCAGATCCACGATGTAGGTGTGGCTGACGACCCAAAGGCGCATCTAGGGCGAAACCTGGCAATAGGTGTTGACCTCATCCACCAGCGGGCTTTCCTGATTGGCGGCGGTGAGAAACTCCTGATGGGCGGCTCTGGCAGCCTCAAAGTTTTCCTGCTGAAGCGCGGTGGAGACTTTGCGGGCGGCGGTGATGATCTGGTCGTAGAGGGTCAGCAGTTGTCCCTTATAGTCATTCAATTGGGCATCGCTGAGGTCTACAGCAGATACGGCAGCCTTACCCTGCTCGAAGCGGTCGGCAACGGCGGAGAATGCCTGGTCATTGGGTTGGCTATTGGCTTGCACCACCGCCTGCACCTCCGCGACTGTGCCGTTCACCACCTGCGATAGCCGATTGCACTGAGCCAGCTTGCTTTCGCTACAGCCTGTGGTGAGGAGGGCGATCGCCAGTCCACTGGCCCAAACGCCGCGGCGAGATGGTCTTGCCCGACCAGAAGGGCGATCGCCTCCAGTCATAGCCCGCCTTGCATCCGGTGTTGCCGTTCGCAATGTTGAAATCACCATAGAGAGGGCCCCAGAAACTTGGCTCTGGAAAATGCAGTCCGGCTCGATAATAGCAAGCTCCGATGGCCGCCGCTACTGCAAATATCGCCGAGGTGCTGACTCCTGGCGCAGGACAATTGACGAGGGCGATCGCATCCAGTACAAACGTCCATCAGGCTGCAATTCGATTCCTATCAGTGCAGCTTGCCTTTCCCCCGAAATTTTGGTCGTTTAGTCACCTACGGTATTGGCAGGTG
The Thermoleptolyngbya sichuanensis A183 DNA segment above includes these coding regions:
- the lexA gene encoding transcriptional repressor LexA; this encodes MEPLTEVQQELYDWLVEYIRENQHAPSIRQMMQAMGLRSPAPIQSRLEHLQNKGYIDWTRGKARTLRLLHGVTQGVPIRGEVFAGGALEPATGDTEFLDISGMQLKPQDYALRVTGDSMIEALIADGDVVIMRPVKEPDKLKNGTIVAARVEGEGNTLKYFYRRGNKVTLKPANSKYDPIERPASDVQIQGMLIGVWRDFGAGVG
- a CDS encoding BTAD domain-containing putative transcriptional regulator → MPPRLHIKLLGDFAITDERQVSLGIGSDRQQALLAYLLLHRHTPQPRQRLAFHLWPDSTESQSRSNLRKALSHLRQALPEPDTVLLADAKTLQWSPSAPIFLDVAEFENAVKLAAQATEPDIARSHLEAALSLYQGDLLPGCTDEWIEPKRDRLQQTHRRALQQTIALFKARQDYGTAIAYAQQVLRSDPLNEAAHATLMHLHWLNGDRANALQVYHHCMTLLREELGVDPGPTLRKLYDQILNADDEPVSSLAGSLAGSIATASGGDRPLDSAALLSPASAAQQPSPLIGRTHEWATIQQWIRAENSPDNVALDTLGDRPVLLLTGEPGIGKTRLLQAIQEQFQQRNQCVLWGRGFEAEIVRPYGVWIDALRAFVTNANVQIPEDLTYLLSESSPSSQSSDRSPSDRSYLFDSVVQFISTLCSSQRSVLIVLDDIQWIDEASSSLLHYAIRLLSQHSVFFACTARSKELDDNAVVLRGLQALRRERRLLTLALQPLEPKQTAALIRSVYALPDLDWSPEKMQQVFIDSGGNPLFALEIARALSVGEATHADSLELLIGDRLQRLDDYARELIPWAAALGRTFDPTTLSEIADAPLSKLLTGIEQLERESLIRASASHGKEMRYDFAHDIVRQVAYRQLSEPRRRLLHLQISQKLHQRAGQDPALAAEIAHHAALGGDRALAAAACLAAANYSLKLFAYAEAAELALRGIQHCQVLDQRTRVRLHIELLQVLMFAGVPADRVAPLEAEVQELVQEAHRLGLSEAEMAGLEVLMILNFQYSNFAHVQQHSERVVEIGRLASPLMTARALASSGSCLAEVGREMARAEALLEEARSLAARVGQESADLYGGLGRVRLHTGSYDEGRELLQRAYEIAQQEQDHWRECWVLSYLAITELEAGDPAAALAYSQAIASVASQIQGQGSESAVADALTALAQYHLQEPNAEAAIERAIIALRQLDNRRTLSYLLSSAAEVDLAGDRPAQAIERAAVALSEAQAIDQPVDLALAWALLVQGWLRVAEIAPDPNAVGAAQQQAMDLFQQFYPQISVADLSRRARAAVAQTRHQMSLMHPHAVALKKAP
- a CDS encoding pentapeptide repeat-containing protein, with the translated sequence MAVHIGAIALSLLLLSSCASPDPQARLADTKECIECDLQGKALANADLKSAKLNRANLSGADLNGANLSEALLDTANLSGANLSNADLNRAALPSANLSGANLSGASLKNTFLRNADFTNANLSNADFSGSDLSGAKLDGATQDGAVFQGAILPDGTVQP
- the devC gene encoding ABC transporter permease DevC, which encodes MRTPLAWSNLTYERRRLLTAIAGVAFAVLLMFMFRGFENALYDSQVQLLKVLNGEIIVVNRLKYTMFIPAQFARRRLYQAQAFDGVEAAYPLYVRDGAAWKNPETKAVRPLRVLAFNPNDPVLTIPEVLASQEALKLPWTVIVDEKSRAEVGTVTTGTVTELAEQQVQVVGTYALGTDFASANGNVIMSDQNFLRYFASLGPEEQSRDLNTVDIGLLRVRPGADVDAIARTLRDQLPKDVAVLTKPEFVDMELDYWRNNTAIGFVFTLLTIMSFVVGIILVYQILYTDVADHWTQYATLKAIGYSNRYLLGVVFQQALLLGVMGFIPGYLIALVLYRLTANATGLLMQMTLGRGLNTLLATVVMCLISGAIAIRKVQSADPAEVFGN
- a CDS encoding nickel-binding protein, with translation MTLIIVETDRPAPITPEVLADEGNRVFPCLAARKATWRYSLLSGDRRRMICSFEAPDAEAVRMSYRTAYLPFEKMWVDHLREPEGIPPVGNESALVVAEIAYPAGLSEPEQQAQWQVITQRLLPCYAERGVEWVRSHVSPDQTLILSELNAPDPALIEAAHRQVGLPLSRLWSATLLKP